GGGTTATAGCCAAGTGGTAAGGCAATGGACTTTGACTCCATCATGCGCTGGTTCGAATCCAGCTAACCCAATTGGGTTGGGCAAAAAATGATGGCGGTATAGCCAAGTGGTAAGGCAGAGGTCTGCAAAACCTTCATCACCGGTTCAAATCCGGTTACCGCCTTTCCTGAAAAGGTTATAATCCTGATCAGTTTCATATTTAGTTCCATTTTGCCGGCGTGGCGGAATTGGCAGACGCGCTGGACTCAAAATCCAGTTCCCGTTGAGGGAGTATCGGTTCGACCCCGATCGCCGGTACTAAGAGGTTTTCAGGAAGCTCTAAGTACCTTTGAGAAGTCGTTATATCATTGATATAACGGCTTTTTTGTTTTTTCATAAACCATGCAAAACTATAGAAAATAAGGGTTCTTTGTCAACCGGTGTTGATGAGGAAAATTGGGGTTCAATTCATTTACGAATTGGGCTTCTTTTTTTTATTTTTATTTTGAATTCAATCTGTATTCTATAATTAAAATTCATCCAGTTTCGGTAGCCATAAGCTGTTCGTTTTATTTGTTTGATTTTACGATTAACACCCTCGATGGGCCCATTTGAGAGTGAACATTCCGTCATGTTTTTAATAAATTGCTTATTCTTGATAAAGGTCTTAATCGTTTGTAAGAGCTGAGGACTAACGTTCTCAACTCTACCTAAAGCTTCAATAAATGCGACATAGTTTCGACTACGAATGGCCTCGACTAATTCGTGAGCTGAATAATAAGTGTTCGCAAATTCTTCATTCAGATCCAGTCCCTCCAGGATTAGTTGTTCCTGAGTTAGATGGTCTTTTAAATGCGAAAACCATTGTGGTTTATCTTTTTCAAGTTTTGAATAATCTTTGAGATAGAGCCGCCAGTAATACTTAAGCACGCGGTATTCACGAGTGTCTGGGGCAAATCTTTTCATCAATTGAACACGAGTCTGGTTTAAGGATCGTAAGACCATTTGAACTAAATGAAAGTTGTCGGCGACAACTTTGGCGTTAGGGAAAATACTGTGCATAATGGTGTAATAGTTTGCGTTAAAATCCATCACAACCTGGGTCACTTGCTGGCGATTTTTCAAGGAGTAATGATTTAAGAAGAATGCCTTAATCTCTTTAGTTCTACGTCCTGGAAGAATGGCAATGAGGTCGTGTTTCTGTGCATCAATAGCGATGAAACTCATTTGTTTCCCGGTAGAACGGAATTCATCGATGCATAAAGTAGTTGGTAGACCATCATAGGCTGGTCTAGTTTGTTTCCCCAAAGCAACTAATTGACGACTGACAGTATTAGTTGATACATTGTACTCTGCGGCAATATTGACCATTGTGCGGTCTTCTGTTAGTGCTGTAGTAATACGGTGCTTAACATGTTGAGAAATCTGATGTTGCTTGGCCACTACGGGGGTTTGGGCAAGTAGGCTATGACCGCAAGCCCGACAGAGAAAGCGTTGCTTACGTAAAATTAACAATGCCGTTCGCTCGCTGATGTTGGAAATTCTGATATTAACCGTTTTAAAACCATTTCGAACGATTTCGTGTTGCCCACAACGTGGGCAAACACTAATTGAATAGGAAAGATCCGCGTAAATCCGTAAAGCATCCCGGCTATTATCTTGAATTTTAAAATTAGTTATATTTTGGTCTTTAATTTGTAGAAGAATTCTTGTAGACTGGTCTTGAGACATATTAATCTTCTCGCTTTCAATTAGTTTTCGTCGACTTGATTGTAGCACGTAGAGGTGGTATGCCTCTTTTTTTTTACAAAAATGGTGTCGATGGATTTCTCCATCAACACCAAATATCATAGAACCAAAATAAGTTCATGGTGCACTTTGGTGCACTTTTCGGCTTTTCCAATATTACAAAGTTAGGGATGGTCTCCCAAATCAAACCGTGTACTTAAATCCCTTGTGCCACATGATGTACAGCAATTATGGTGCACTTATGGTGGTGCACTTTGGTGCATGTTTGGTGCACTTTTTAACTATATGCTCTAAAATTTCGACAAGAAAACCGGGGTCTAACCCGGGTTCTTTTACATATTAAAATTGTTCTAGTGCGTTATCTATCTTAACTGCCTGTTGTTGTGCAAGCTCTGCAATGACGTGCGCATAGACGCGCTGTGTGATGCCTACGTCCGAATGTCCCAGACGTTGTGCAATTATATAAATAGACACGTCTTTGTAGAGTAGGTAGCTTGCATGTGTGTGACGTAATCCATGAAAGGTAATCTTTTTAATACCAAGTCTTTCATGTGCCGCCCTAAGTGATTTGTTGACTGAATTATCACTAGGGACTTTACTGCTAAATTTCCCCATAAAAACAAGGTGTAAGTTATTCTGAATACCTGCTGCAATCTGTTCTTGATGCAGGCTACCAAGTAACTTAATGAGGTAGGGTGGTGCCGTAACAACTCGGTTGGATGATTTAGTTTTTGTAGGCAAGAAATCACCATCGCCGGTACTAATAGCTATTTCGGTACCTTTGCATGGCCTTCATATCTTTGATATGAAGGTTTTTTTGTATTTTCGGAATCCATGCGAGACCATGCAAAGTGAAAACCCGGAGCCGGCGTGACACATAGTATGTCTCGTCCAGGAATACCCGGTGACAACAGTCCAATGGAAAGCCTGTGGAGCCATATGAAGACGGAATGTTTTGACTTTGAGAGGCCGTTATCATTGAAAGCGATTATTGGGTTAGTAGCGAATTTTATGGATTGGTATAACAATTCTCGCCGTCAAACAACACTAAACGGCATGACCCCAGTAGAATACCGAAATCATGCCGTCAAGAAAATTGCATAATAATTTTAATTATTTGATTGTCTACTTGACACGAGGCCGCACCGGCTGACCTTTCATCGTAGTTATCTATTGTGAACTAAATAATTCACGATTTTAGTGCTACCCATAACTGCTACAACAGGAATAGAAACTATAAAAAGAATCCCATGCAAGGCCCAAATAACTAGCATATTGGTTATATCATCGCGAAATTTTAGTTGATCGTGTAGTATCGTATGTCGTGGATTATTACTAATTCCCCGTGTAACATAGGATTGCATGTAAAGAGAATCATTGTGCAAGGCAGGCAACCAATGTAGTGCTACCGGATATGTTAGCAAGTAGGAAAATAGAAGTAAAAGATTAAGTGGATTCAAAATAAAAACAAAGTGACCACTAGGCTGAGCTGTTACAAAGTAAAAACTAATTATGAAGATTGGTAAGCTAGATAAGTAGTCTTTAAATAACTGAAGTAGGTTATGCACACCGCTCACCATGTTTCTTAAATTAATAAAAAGTAAACTTGTTTAAATTTTAGATTGAATATATAAAATCAATCAAAGTAATGACCGCCGCTTTCTACGTTTGCACCCGCCCAAGCGCCGTTCATAATTTCTTGCCAATCTTGCGTAACTTCATCGCCATCAGAATCGACCCACATACGAGTTGTAGGATGAATTGCTGGAAGTGTAGCTGTGCTTGCTGTGGTGGGAATAGTTGTTTCTGTAGTAACAATAGAGTTAGTAGCTGTGTCTGCAGAGGCCTTCACAAAAGAGGTGCTGATACCTAATACTAAGGCTGAGGCTAACAAGAGTGTTGAGTATTTAAATGCAGATTTCATAAATGTATCCTCCGTGTAAAATGATTTCAAATTAATTTGATGCGGAGAGTATAGTTCCAAATATTGATTGAGTAAATATAGATTTTAGTGTTTTTGTAGCTGTGTGGATAGAGCAAAAGAAACCTAAAATTAAAGGTGTTTAATTTTAGGTTAGTAATGAAATAATTACCTGAGCTTAATTAAGTTAATTCACAAAAGGTGTGTTAACTTAACTGACTTTTTCAGATCAAAATGATAGTTGTGCGATATTAACTAAGTAAATGAGGAGTGAGAGTAGCTTGACAGAGCTGACGAATGAACAAATTGAAGCAATTGCAATCCTAGGGGCCAAAGCAGGAGTTAAGGCTTATCGTGATAGTCATAAACGTACGGTGAAGTCCGAGTATCAAAAAAATCTACGTAATACAAAGCCAGTGTTGACTAATTACTATTACTTGGAAGACACGTGAACGTCGGTTTACCAGAGTTAATGGAGGATGACATTGAATATGCAACGGTTCTGCCTAAAGACCAGTTGTCTATCAAGTCGCTGCTAAGGTATCATGTACGATCCAAAATCATGATTAAGTTTATCGATTGTCCCAATACAAGGTAGAGTGCCAGCGCAGTAAGGACGTAAGGCTACATCGGCACTATCCGGTATTCTCTATCTACAGAAGCCGACTATGACACGAGTAGATACTGTTGTACGGTTTGCTGTGGATCGTAAGACGATTGCCCGAATTGTTATGCCTTTAGCAGAAAGTTCTAAGATACTTTCTTGTTCAGATATAGTAAATGGTGATAGTTCATAGCGAGTACCCCTTTGCTTTTCTTGGTTGTTGAGTAATTGTACCCGCTATGGGATTTTTTTGTTCAATTATGTGTTGCACTTCAATTGTAGATTCGTCCTTAGCAAAAAAAGGAGGGGATAAATTGACCTTAACGATATATGATCCAGATCTACCAACCTTACTACTATCACTACATCCAGAAAATACGCAAGCTATTATTAATCAGACGAAGATTATTGAGTATCGCCGGCGCTTCTATCAAAAGCCGTTTCAAGCATTCGTTTATACTACAGGCGCTGAAGGTGGGATTGAGCTGTTTATTAAGTGCAATCAGCCCATTACTGGAGATGCGGCTACTTTGGCACGGCTAGGGCAACAATTTCAGCATGATGACTATCATGAAATTAAAACTTACTTTGCTGCTAAGAATACGGGGCTAATTCTGCCAATTATAGCATTTGTTCAAATTCCTAAAATTAGCTTAGCGATGTTGAGGCATCGGTTTGAAAACTTTGTGGTGCCCCGGCAGTATCTATTTTTGGATCAACCAACTCGACAATTCCAGTTGGCCTTTTTGTTGCAACAACCTGGATTTAATCAGACCAGCATCGACTGGCAGTCTCAATATTAACACCGATATTTAAAAAACACCGATTAATCTAACAGACGGATTGGTCTGATTGATTAATCGGTGTTTATCTTACTTAATTAGCTTCTCATAGACGTAGCAGGTATCGTCTTGATGGTAAACCCCAACCATCTCGCCAACGCGCTCAAATTGCATTTTAGCAATCAAATGCTGCATGGCTAAATTATCGGCATGGGTATCAATCCGGATACTTTTAATAGCTGGATGTTCTTTGGTAATATGTGCAATGATTTTTTCAAAAAGTTGGGTGGCGTAACCATGCCCCGCGTGGCTGGAATGGATTGCCACGCGATGGATAACGACATATGGCGCCGTGGTGTTTAACCAAGTGGCATTAGCCGTGTCATAGGTAGCATCTGGCGACGGTACCACGGCGACTGCCCCCACTGTAGCACTATCATCCGCATTGAATAAGTAGGCGGATCCTTGCATGATATCGGCGGTAATCTGATTGCGTGATGGGTAATCGCCTTGCCATTGGTTGACACCGGCCTCGGCTAATTGATTACGCCCATCGCTTAAAATATCGATGATAGTGTCAATATCATCAAGGGTTGCTTTTTTAAAATACATTATCTGTGACTCCTCTCTTAACTGCCCAACGTTTGTGTTTAAAACGCTGACTTTAACAGTATACAGAAATCACACGAGATTGGAACTATTTAATCCTGTTTCTTAGTAATTTTTCAATTAATCGTTAGTTGCCAGAATGGCTTGTGCTCGGGCGGCCATCGCATGAGCATCATTATAGGCGGCCACGGTATTTGGCGCGTACTGGTAGGCATTCGTACGGAGTGTGCGCTCATAAAATTCTAAATAGGGTAGGGTATGTTCCTGTGCAATCTTGATCGCTTGTTGCCAATCAAAGGCTACTTTTCGGTAGTCAATGCTAGTTAGACCCTGGGCGTCAAATGTTAGTAATAAATACATGGCCCGGGGTGATCTTAACGCCGGCCATGGTGCAGTCGGTAAGCCAACGGTGCCGGCATTTAAAATCAATTGGCCGGTAGTAGAATAACGCATTAAGGGCTGATGCGTATGGGCGTAGATGACGATATCTGGCTGTCCAGTGGCGGCTTGGTCAAAGTTAGCTTGTTCAGCAGTTGGCGCTAAGGCGTGGCCTCGTGTGCGCTGTGGTAAGACGTGTTGCAAGCGAATTGTGAGCGAACCGATGTGCTTAGTGACCGTTAAGGGTAAATGTAAAAGTTTCGTAAAGTGTGCTGAAGTTAATTGTTGGCGATCGTAAGCGGTTAAGATGGTTGCCATGATTTGCTTGGGTTGATTAAAGTCAGTGGGGGTGGCGGTTAAAACTTTACCATAATTTTCTTCATGATTCCCAAGAACGTAAGCGGTTGGCTGGACTTGATCGAGTAAAGCCATACACTGCTCGGGTTCTGGACCACGGACAGTAATATCACCAACAGTCCAGTATTCGGTTACCCCTTGTGCTTGAGCGTCGGCTAAAACGGCAGCAAGGGCGGTCGCATTACCATGAATATCAGATAGAACTGCAATTTTTTGCATATTAAAGAAATCCTTTCGTGAATAACAGTTGATGCGGTTAGTAAAGTTTACTATTCGTTAAAAATCGGTTAGCAACCAACGCTGATAAATACAACGCCACTTAAATCTGGTATACTATATTACGGAACGAAGTAATATATTAGCACGTATATTCAAGCCAATTCGTTTCAAAGCCGTGGTTGTCCTCCGGGATGACGACGGTTTTTATTTTAGCATAAAATGCAGTGTGACAGTGTTAATTGATTAATCAGTTTAAGGCTAGTAATAGTGGGGTTGCGTTCAAACAAAAAAGCCTGACAATTTGTCAGACTTTTGCATTAATTTTGATGGTGTTGTTTGATTTTTTGACTGAGGTAATAGCCGAGGTAGCAAATCGCGATAAAGGGTAACGTGTAGTAAAGCGCAATACGCTGATTGGGGTCAAACCAAATCAGAATGCAAGACAGGCCGCTTAAAATAAAGGCGAGCCAAGGCACTACCGGATAGCCAGGTGTTTTATAAGTTAAGTCAGCCAGATTTTTGCCACTCTTAACGTAGGCCTTACGAAAATTAATTTCTGATAAGGCAATTGCCATCCAAACAATGACCACTGCTAAACCGGAAATTGAGACTAAGACGAGGTAAACAGAACCAGCCGCATACACACTAGACAGTAATGCGAGAATGCCACCTAACATACTCGTTATCAGGGCAATCAAAGGGACGTCTCGGCGAGTAGTCCGTTTAAATATTTTGGGAATCGTGCCTTCATTGGCGAGCGACCATAACATCCGCGTTGAGGCATATAGGCCGGAATTAGCGGCGGACATAATGGCCGTTAACACGACAAAATTCATGAGGTCGGCCGCATAGGGAATGCCGATTTCTTTAAAGACCAAGACGAAGGGGCTCTGGGTGACACCAGCCTTTTGATAAGGAATCAAAGCAGCCATCACGAACATACTACCAACAAAGAAGATGATCAAACGCCATAACGTGGTCCGAATAGCAATTGGAATCGTATGGGCGGGATCTTTGGCTTCACCTGCAGTAATGCCGATGAGCTCGGTTCCTGAAAAGGCAAAATTAACGGTGAGCATCGTCGTAAAGACGCCACCAAAGCCATTGGGAAACCACCCATTTTTGTAATAATTAGCAAGCAAAGGGGCACTCGAATGTCCCTGCAGTGGCAGTAAGCCGATAATCGCTAAGCCACCTAAAATGATAAATATAATAATCGCAACGACCTTGATACTGGCAAACCAAAATTCGGCTTCAGCGAACCAGCGGACAGATAGGGCATTAACGGTAAAAATGACGACCATGAAAAGTAAGCTCCAAAGCCAGGTGGCAACGTGTGGGAACCAGTTCTGCATGATTAACCCGGCGGCAGTGAACTCGGAACCTAACGCAATCGTCCAAGTCAGCCAGTATAGAATGGCGACCGTAAATCCAGTCCCGGGACCGATATATTTTTTGGCATAGACGTGAAACGCCCCGGTGTAAGGCATGGCAACCGCTAGTTCACCCAGACACAGCATCACTAGGTAGACTAAGACGGCACCGATGGTGTAAGCGAGTAGCGTCCCAATTGGGCCCGCTTCATGAATGGTATAGCCAGAACTGAGAAAGAGTCCAGTCCCAATGACCCCACCGAGTGAAATCATTAAGACGTGCCGTGATTCCATTTGGCGATTAAGATGAGTTTGTTTAGACATAAATAAAGGCACTCCTTGCAAGTTTGAAATAATTAGAATAAGATGAGTAAACTATTAATGCAATTAGAATACCATAATTTTGGGTCAGAAAGGAATATTAGTATGACAAAAAAGTCATTGAAAACGCTATTAAAAATGGGTCCCGCTGTCTTGGATGGGGCGATGGCGACCGAATTAGAAAAACGAGGTGTTGCGACCGACAGCGCTTTATGGTCAGCGACGGCCATGCTCACCCAACCAGCGGCAATTACGGCGGTACATCAAAGTTATTTTGCTGCCGGCGCGCAGATTGCGATTACGAATACGTATCAAGCTAACGTGCCAGCCTTTGAAGCTGCTGGGATTCCAGCAGCGCAGGCGCGCGAGTTAATTCAGTCAGCGGTCAAACTCGCAAATCAAGCACGTGATGACTATGCGGCGCAACACGCTGACTTTGCGGGGATTGTGGCCGGCAGTATCGGCTCTTATGGGGCCTATTTAGCGGATGGTAGTGAATACACCGGTCGTTATCAGTTAACGGCGCAGGACTATCAAGCATTTCACCGGGAACGGCTGGAGTTAATGATGGCGGTTGGAGTTGATACACTGGCCTTAGAAACGATGCCTAACTTTAAAGAAGTTCAAGCATTGGTGCACTTAGTGACAACGACTTATCCCAACCAGCCTTACTGGGTTAGCTTTAGTATTCGCGATGCGCAAACGTTGTGTGATGGGACTAGCCTTGCCACGGCCGCCCAGTGGGTCGCTTCGCAACCAAATGTGGTAGCGGTTGGGGTGAACTGTACCACTTTAGAAAATATTGAACCAGCCCTGCAAACGTTGCGAGCAGCGGTGTCGGTGCCATTGATCGTGTATCCAAATTCAGGCGATGAATATGATCCGATTACAAAAACGTGGCAAACGACAAGCTTAAGTCATCAATTTTCATCATTTGTCCCGGTTTGGTTGGCCGCCGGTGCCCAAATTATTGGTGGGTGTTGTCGGACGACCCCAACCGATATTCAGACCGTTGCTAGCTTGATTCATGAGCCAGCTTAAGGCCTAAAAAAATAAAACAGGCCCTGTAAGAAGTTATAAACTGCTTGCAGGGCCTGTTTTTATTTGACTATCAGGTCGGTCAAAATGGGATTAATAAAGTAAGAACATGAGAATTAGTTGAACGGCTGCATTAATTAATAAATGAAACCGCATCCGTCCGAACGATTGTTGACTAAACCAAACGGCGATGGTAACTAAGATTGCTAGGATAGTTTGCCAAGTCAAAGGTTGTAAAAAGATGACGACCACTAATAAAAGACCGGTAATCGCTGAAATAAGCTGGTTAATCTGGCGTTGATGACTAAAACTTGGCACGTATAAGAAAAGATAGCTCGCCATTAACGGGGCTAATTTCCATAAAAAGGTCGTCGATAAATAATTATTTTGTAAATAAAAAACGGCCACTGGAATCGTATACGTCATGACAATGCTGAAGACGGTTAACCCGAAATAATTTTGCATGCCAAAACGGGGAATAGCCATAATCAGCAACCACGCACTCCCTGTTAACAGTAAGTATAATAATTCGGATTCCTTAGCGATGATGCTTGTCAGGGCCAATGCCACCGAAATACCAATGGCAACTAAACTCCATTGGGGCGCAATTCGCCGGTCCAAAATAATAAAAATCGTTGCCGTGATGGCTAACGTATACCCGATGAGCGGGAGTTGTGCGGATGAGAATTGTGCAGTTTGGAAGGAACGCCCGTAATCCAGCGCAGCCCACCAACAAATCATACTTTGAACAATCATGAAAAGGACTAGGTGAACATAGTCACGGTTTAATTTTATTTTTCCAATTCGAATCATATGGCCAACGTCTTTCTGTAGGTATTATTACAATCCTAACGATAGACGGCGAGCCAGTCAATAATTTGGTAAGATTCTTTAAAAATTCTGTTGATTGTGATAGTGTAATATAGTTATGAGCCGTTCCCGAGAGGATAAGAGGTTGAGACTGGAAACGTCGCAACGGACTGGCAATGGCTGTGAAAGTAGCCGTGGTAGTTACTCTTAGATGCCTTGTAACCGCAATTTTTCAAGGGGGAATTTTAAAGTGAGTGAAAGACACCTATTTACATCTGAATCAGTTTCTGAGGGTCATCCCGATAAAATCGCGGATCAAATCAGTGATGCCATTTTAGATGCCATGTTAGAACAAGATCCACAAGCCCGGGTTGCTGTTGAAACTTCAGTAACCACTGGGTTAGTATTAGTCTTTGGGGAAGTATCGACCAAAGCCTATGTTGATATTCAAAAAGTTGTACGTGATACGATTAAATCAATTGGTTATGTTGATGGCCAATATGGGTTTGATGGTGATAACTGTGCCGTTTTAGTTTCGTTGGATGAACAATCACCAGATATTGCCCAAGGTGTTGATGATTCTTTGGAAACTCGTGAAGGTGACGCGGACCCATTGGATCAAATTGGGGCCGGCGATCAAGGGATGATGTTTGGCTATGCGATTAACGAAACACCTGAGTTAATGCCACTTCCAATCGCTTTAAGTCATCGTTTGATGCGTCAAATTGCAACTTTACGCAAGGCTGGGACCATCAAGTGGTTGCGCCCAGATGCGAAAGCCCAAGTTACGGTTGAATATGATGCTCAGAATCAACCTAAGCGGATTGACACGGTCGTCTTGTCCACCCAACATGATCCTGACGTTTCGTTAACCACAATTCGACAAACGGTGATTGATCAAGTAATCAAGGCAGTCATTCCAGCCGAATTGTTAGATGACCAAACCAAATATCTGGTTAACCCAACTGGCCGTTTTGTTATCGGTGGGCCCCAAGGGGATGCTGGTTTAACTGGTCGGAAAGTTATCGTCGATACTTATGGTGGGTTCGCTCATCATGGTGGCGGGGCTTTCTCTGGTAAGGATGCGACCAAAGTGGACCGTTCTGCAAGTTATGCGGCTCGCTACATTGCGAAAAATTTAGTTGCTGCTGGCTTGGCTGATCAGGTTGAAGTCCAACTAGCATACGCTATTGGGGTTGCCGAACCAGTCTCAATTGCGGTTGATACGGCTGGTACCGGTAAGGTCAGTGATGATGCGTTAATTACAGCGATTCGCCAAAACTTTGATTTGCGGCCCGCTGGGATTATTAAGATGTTAGACTTACAACGCCCAATTTATCGGCAAACTGCTGCGTACGGTCATTTCGGTCGGACGGATGTTGACTTGCCTTGGGAACATACTGATAAAGTAGCTGCTTTAAAAGCTGAATTTAACTAAATAAACGTAACGATTTTTCGTTACGGTCTGTAGGTACTCGACGCTAAAAGCGACCTTGTTTTAACAGGTCGCTTTTTTTGCGGCCTGAGTAACGAGCAGGTTGTGCTATTTTTCAAACATAGAAGGAGTAAAACACATGCAACAACGTAAAACCAACGTCATCGCGGTTACGATTGCGATATACGTGGCCACGTTCATGAGCGCTATCGAAGGGACCATCGTGTCAACGGCCTTGCCAACAATTGTCGGCGACCTGCACGGGGTTGCATTAATGAACTGGGTTTTTTCAATTTATTTATTGACCAACGCCATGATGACGCCAATTTATGGCAAATTAACGGACTTAATTGGTCGTAAACCAGTTATGCAAGCCGGATTGATTATCTTTATTATCGGCTCGATGATGAGTGGCCTATCTGATTCCATGCCAGTCCTGATTTTCTGGCGAGCCATCCAAGGAATTGGGGCTGGTGCACTGATGCCGGTAGCCATGACCATTATTGCGGACATTTATTCATTTGAACGGCGGGCCAAAGTGCTGGGCTTTAATAGTTCGGCTTGGGGGATTGCCTCAGTCTTGGCGCCCTTAATTGGGGGCATCATTGTTGATAAGTTAAGTTGGCATTGGATCTTTTTCATCAATGTGCCCGTGGGCTTGATTACCTTAGTTTTATTTCAAGTCTATTTACGAGAACCTAAGCGGCAGCGGCAGGGTAAAGTCGATTATTTGGGTAGTTTCTGGTTAATGCTATTTTTACTATGCTTGATGTTGAGTTTCCAATTACTTGGAAATGCGACAATTAGTTGGGCTACGGTTATCATGGCATGGCTGTTAAGCGGCTTTAGTCTGTGGTTATTTATTCGCCGTGAGAGTCGTACCGCAGAACCTGTGATTTCGTTGGACTTATTCAAGAATCATACGTTTGTCATTCAAAATGCCGTGGCGGCGTTAGTGAGTGGCTTCTTGATGGCCGTCGAAGTATACATTCCCACGTGGACTCAAGGTATTCTTGGTGTGCCAGCATCCCTAGCAGGTTTTGCGGTAACGCCAAGTTCGTTAATGTGGATTATTGGGTCTTTCGTGACGGGCCGATTGTTGGCTAAATGGGCGCCACGGAAAATTATCTATTTAAGTTTAATGTTTATTCTGGTTACTAGTATTTGCCTGGCACTCTTACCGGTTTCAACGGCCTTTGGCTGGTTCTTCTTGATTACCGCGATTGGGGGCGTTGGTTTTGGAATTACCATCACCGCAACGACGGTAACGTCACAGCACCTCGTCGCCCCAGAAAATGTGGGGGTAGCGACATCGTTTAACACGTTGAGTCGGACAATCGGACAGACCTTAATGATTTCGATCTTTGGGATTGCTCTAAATGTCGGGATGAATCAAGGCATTCAACAGCATGCAGGTACTAATATGGCAATGATGAATAAACTGATTAATCCACAGACGGCGACGAGTTTACCC
This region of Lactobacillus sp. CBA3605 genomic DNA includes:
- a CDS encoding MDR family MFS transporter; this translates as MQQRKTNVIAVTIAIYVATFMSAIEGTIVSTALPTIVGDLHGVALMNWVFSIYLLTNAMMTPIYGKLTDLIGRKPVMQAGLIIFIIGSMMSGLSDSMPVLIFWRAIQGIGAGALMPVAMTIIADIYSFERRAKVLGFNSSAWGIASVLAPLIGGIIVDKLSWHWIFFINVPVGLITLVLFQVYLREPKRQRQGKVDYLGSFWLMLFLLCLMLSFQLLGNATISWATVIMAWLLSGFSLWLFIRRESRTAEPVISLDLFKNHTFVIQNAVAALVSGFLMAVEVYIPTWTQGILGVPASLAGFAVTPSSLMWIIGSFVTGRLLAKWAPRKIIYLSLMFILVTSICLALLPVSTAFGWFFLITAIGGVGFGITITATTVTSQHLVAPENVGVATSFNTLSRTIGQTLMISIFGIALNVGMNQGIQQHAGTNMAMMNKLINPQTATSLPAKLRPTLHGILYTGLHWVYLIGLGLVILALIVNSFDRGKQLTAAQHAAKLKNKAN